From Cydia splendana chromosome 12, ilCydSple1.2, whole genome shotgun sequence, a single genomic window includes:
- the LOC134795840 gene encoding large ribosomal subunit protein mL52 has protein sequence MSILMKKTSLHLPIALLNRSFSCTPALEIKQWRVSKGLPVNRNAEGILTDGPDYTFLDGRPTPLLHKQKLRMEKQQDYASRIVQLSSELDFAKERYQNIQKAKEEERQRILNNRLKPKGEALK, from the exons ATGAGTATCTTAATGAAAAAGACCTCATTGCATCTTCCAATTGCAC TGTTGAATCGCAGTTTTAGCTGCACTCCTGCGCTGGAAATCAAGCAATGGCGTGTCAGCAAAGGTCTGCCTGTGAATCGCAACGCCGAGGGCATACTTACCGATGGTCCGGATTATACTTTCTTGGATGGACGTCCTACACCTTTACTG CATAAACAAAAGCTCCGCATGGAGAAACAACAAGACTATGCATCCCGGATAGTTCAGCTTAGCTCGGAATTGGACTTTGCTAAAGAGAGATACCAGAACATACAGAAAGCCAAAGAGGAAGAGAGACAGAGAATATTGAACAACAGGTTGAAACCCAAAGGAGAAGCATTGAAGTAG